In Acidobacteriota bacterium, one genomic interval encodes:
- a CDS encoding insulinase family protein, with the protein MTGALRRVSVALAALAVTAVALGAQTVGDKAWPTSRPPRPLPARDVIFPPYEVRTLQNGLRVITVLQAEQPAVSLRLLVGAGAAQDPAGRPGVATLTAALLDQGTRTRSAEDIADTIDYIGGGLGTGAGTDLSFVNVLVMKGSFELALDLLSDVVRNPAFAPGELERQRQQLLSGLTVNYQDPDYVARVVADRLVFGFHPYGMPSNGTPESVAAITRDDLVQFHETWFAPNNAILAIVGDVSTDEAFRGAERALGGWQAKELPLQAFTDPPDPTRRVVVVDRPEAVQTEIRIANLGVPRRHADYQVLDLATKILGGEGANRLQRVLRSERSLTYGASADMVSLRQGGAIVAETDTRSDATGEVLRVAVEEFWRLQRDRVHEGELADAKAYLTGSFPLTIETPDAIAAQVLNAVFYDRDVKEIETYRERINAIGPDDIQRVAKAYLRPARLSIVLVGDARTIRPQLAAVGFDEFEIVPIDDLDLTRADLRRVRVAPAGAGHEP; encoded by the coding sequence ATGACCGGTGCCCTCCGGCGCGTGTCCGTCGCACTTGCCGCGCTCGCCGTGACGGCGGTGGCGCTCGGGGCCCAGACAGTCGGCGACAAGGCCTGGCCGACCTCGCGGCCGCCGCGGCCGCTTCCGGCCCGCGACGTCATCTTTCCGCCGTACGAGGTTCGCACGCTGCAGAACGGCCTGCGGGTCATCACGGTGCTGCAGGCCGAACAGCCGGCGGTGAGCCTCCGGCTCCTCGTCGGGGCCGGTGCCGCGCAGGACCCCGCCGGCAGGCCCGGGGTGGCGACGCTGACGGCGGCGCTGCTCGATCAGGGCACGCGTACCCGGTCGGCCGAGGACATCGCCGACACGATCGACTACATCGGCGGTGGCCTCGGGACGGGAGCGGGGACCGACCTCTCGTTCGTCAACGTGCTCGTGATGAAGGGGAGCTTCGAGCTGGCGCTGGATCTGCTGTCCGACGTCGTGCGGAACCCGGCGTTCGCCCCGGGCGAGCTGGAGCGCCAGCGGCAGCAGCTGCTGTCCGGCTTGACCGTGAACTACCAGGATCCCGACTACGTCGCGAGGGTGGTCGCCGACCGGCTCGTCTTCGGCTTCCATCCGTACGGCATGCCGTCGAACGGGACGCCCGAGTCGGTTGCGGCCATCACGCGGGACGACCTGGTCCAGTTCCACGAGACCTGGTTCGCACCGAACAACGCGATTCTCGCGATCGTCGGCGACGTCTCGACCGACGAGGCGTTCCGCGGCGCCGAGCGCGCGCTCGGCGGCTGGCAGGCCAAGGAGCTCCCGCTGCAGGCGTTCACCGACCCCCCCGACCCGACGCGCCGCGTCGTGGTCGTCGATCGGCCGGAGGCGGTGCAGACCGAGATCCGCATCGCCAACCTCGGTGTGCCGCGCCGACACGCCGACTACCAGGTCCTCGACCTCGCCACCAAGATCCTCGGCGGCGAGGGAGCCAACCGGCTCCAGCGCGTGCTGCGATCGGAACGCAGCCTGACCTACGGGGCCTCGGCCGACATGGTGAGCCTCAGACAGGGCGGCGCCATCGTCGCCGAGACCGACACGCGGTCGGACGCGACCGGCGAAGTCCTGCGCGTCGCCGTCGAGGAGTTCTGGCGGCTGCAGCGCGACCGCGTGCACGAGGGCGAGCTCGCCGACGCGAAGGCCTATCTCACCGGCAGCTTCCCCCTGACGATCGAGACCCCCGACGCGATCGCCGCGCAGGTACTCAACGCGGTCTTCTACGATCGCGACGTCAAGGAGATCGAGACCTACCGCGAGCGCATCAACGCCATCGGTCCCGACGATATCCAGCGCGTGGCGAAGGCCTACCTGCGCCCGGCGCGGCTGTCGATCGTGCTCGTGGGCGATGCTCGCACCATCCGCCCCCAACTGGCCGCGGTCGGGTTCGACGAATTCGAGATCGTGCCGATCGACGATCTCGATCTCACCCGGGCCGATCTGCGTCGGGTCCGGGTCGCGCCCGCGGGCGCCGGCCACGAGCCCTGA
- a CDS encoding insulinase family protein, whose protein sequence is MSKRVCRFVAFVFAFGLLAASPGLLEASVQPPKMPYRIVTLDNGLTVVLSEDRSTPIVNMQVWYHVGSKDEPKGRTGFAHLFEHLMFKGSKNVAPEQHTSMVASIGGQANAYTTEDVTVYWQTVPAHYLPLVLWLEADRMATLRIDEQTFRAEREVVKEERRMRIENVPYGRLSELVYDQAFTVHPYKHPVIGSMEDLEAARVADVRDFYETYYVPENATVVLVGDFDTAQALELVEQYFAGVPRGAKPIVRQIPREPPQTGERRVTLHEDWPLPAVVVAHHITYDGHPDSYPLHIVSKVLSDGQSSRIYRRLVRDEQVAVAAFGGGNIIEHPNLFFATAIVQPGRTPDEAIAALVDELDRLTREPISDRELQRAKNQFARDYIIGRESVQQKASHLAHAVVLHGGDIATADGEFDIFQGITVEDVQRVARTYFTKENRTVITILPRRPSLDGQGRGR, encoded by the coding sequence ATGTCGAAACGCGTTTGCCGGTTCGTTGCCTTCGTGTTCGCGTTCGGTCTCCTCGCGGCGTCGCCCGGTCTGCTCGAGGCCTCGGTGCAGCCGCCGAAGATGCCCTACCGCATCGTCACGCTCGACAACGGGCTGACGGTCGTGCTGTCGGAGGACCGCTCCACGCCGATCGTCAACATGCAGGTGTGGTATCACGTCGGCTCGAAGGACGAGCCGAAGGGCCGGACCGGCTTCGCGCACCTCTTCGAGCACCTGATGTTCAAGGGGTCGAAGAACGTCGCGCCGGAGCAGCACACGTCCATGGTCGCGTCGATCGGCGGGCAGGCGAACGCCTACACCACCGAGGACGTGACCGTTTACTGGCAGACGGTGCCCGCCCACTACCTGCCGCTCGTGTTGTGGCTCGAGGCCGACCGCATGGCGACGCTGCGCATCGACGAGCAGACGTTCCGGGCCGAGCGCGAGGTCGTGAAGGAAGAGCGGCGGATGCGAATCGAGAACGTGCCGTACGGGCGCCTCTCCGAGCTCGTGTACGACCAGGCGTTCACGGTGCACCCGTACAAGCACCCGGTCATCGGGAGCATGGAGGACCTCGAGGCGGCCCGCGTCGCCGATGTTCGCGACTTCTACGAGACCTACTACGTCCCGGAGAACGCGACCGTCGTGCTCGTGGGCGACTTCGACACCGCACAGGCGCTCGAACTGGTCGAGCAGTACTTCGCGGGCGTGCCGCGGGGCGCGAAGCCCATCGTGCGGCAGATTCCCCGTGAGCCCCCGCAGACCGGCGAGCGCCGGGTCACGCTCCACGAGGACTGGCCGCTGCCGGCGGTGGTCGTCGCGCACCACATCACCTACGATGGCCACCCCGATTCGTACCCGCTGCACATCGTCTCGAAGGTGCTGTCCGACGGCCAGAGCTCGCGGATCTACCGGCGGCTCGTGCGCGACGAACAGGTGGCGGTGGCCGCGTTCGGAGGCGGGAACATCATCGAGCACCCGAACCTCTTCTTCGCCACGGCGATCGTCCAGCCGGGACGGACACCCGACGAGGCCATCGCCGCGCTCGTCGACGAGCTCGATCGGCTCACCAGGGAGCCGATCTCGGACCGCGAGCTCCAGCGCGCGAAGAACCAGTTCGCCCGCGACTACATCATCGGTCGCGAGTCCGTGCAGCAGAAGGCCTCGCACCTGGCGCACGCCGTCGTCCTGCACGGCGGCGACATCGCGACGGCGGACGGCGAGTTCGACATCTTCCAGGGCATCACCGTCGAGGACGTGCAGCGAGTGGCGCGCACGTACTTCACGAAGGAGAACCGGACGGTGATCACGATTCTGCCGCGAAGGCCGTCGCTCGATGGCCAGGGGAGAGGGCGATGA
- the lpxD gene encoding UDP-3-O-(3-hydroxymyristoyl)glucosamine N-acyltransferase, with amino-acid sequence MKLAELADRLGCRLEGDGDVEITGVAGLERAGPGQVTFLANPKYLAALQRTGASAVIADDRAPGAPCAILRTPTPYVAFAEALSLFGPDDRPAPGVHPNASVGRNVELGPDVSIGAFTTIGDGTRIGSRTVVHPHVAIGHGVVIGDDSVVHAHVSIRERVVIGHRVVLQNGAVIGSDGFGFATRPDGVHQKVPQLGDVVIEDDVEIGANSTVDRPPVGETRIGAGTKIDNLVQVAHGVTIGRRVLLAAQVGISGSTLVGDNVILAGQVGVAGHITIGAGTRATAQTGIPNSVDPGAFVSGYPAIDNRDWLKASAVFKRLPEMKRALAALERRLADLEARLGAPPAAESE; translated from the coding sequence TTGAAGCTCGCCGAACTCGCCGACCGGCTCGGCTGTCGACTCGAGGGCGATGGTGACGTCGAGATCACCGGCGTGGCCGGCCTCGAGCGCGCCGGCCCGGGTCAGGTGACCTTCCTGGCCAACCCGAAATACCTCGCGGCGCTCCAGCGGACCGGCGCCTCGGCGGTCATCGCCGACGACCGGGCGCCGGGCGCCCCATGCGCGATCCTTCGGACGCCGACGCCTTATGTGGCGTTCGCCGAAGCGCTGTCGCTCTTCGGCCCGGACGATCGGCCGGCGCCAGGCGTGCACCCGAACGCGTCGGTCGGCCGGAACGTCGAGCTGGGGCCGGACGTGTCGATTGGCGCCTTCACGACCATCGGCGACGGCACGCGGATCGGGTCGCGCACGGTCGTGCACCCGCACGTCGCGATCGGCCACGGGGTCGTCATCGGCGACGACTCGGTCGTGCACGCCCACGTCAGCATCAGGGAGCGGGTGGTCATCGGTCACCGTGTCGTGCTCCAGAACGGGGCCGTGATCGGGAGCGACGGCTTCGGCTTCGCGACGCGTCCCGATGGCGTGCACCAGAAGGTGCCGCAACTCGGCGACGTCGTCATCGAAGACGACGTGGAGATCGGGGCCAACAGCACCGTCGATCGCCCGCCGGTCGGTGAGACGCGGATAGGGGCGGGCACGAAGATCGACAACCTGGTACAGGTCGCCCACGGCGTCACCATCGGTCGCCGCGTGCTGCTCGCGGCCCAGGTGGGGATCTCGGGCAGCACCCTCGTCGGCGACAACGTCATCCTCGCCGGCCAGGTGGGCGTGGCGGGGCACATCACCATCGGGGCCGGCACGCGCGCGACGGCACAGACCGGCATCCCGAACTCGGTCGATCCTGGGGCCTTCGTGTCGGGCTACCCGGCCATCGACAACCGCGACTGGCTCAAGGCGTCGGCGGTGTTCAAGCGGCTGCCGGAGATGAAGCGCGCGCTGGCCGCGCTCGAACGCCGGTTGGCCGACCTCGAGGCGCGCCTCGGCGCGCCCCCTGCGGCAGAATCGGAATGA
- a CDS encoding CBS domain-containing protein, with protein MRWSWRIATVSGIPVYVHGTFLALIAFFLVSDLTSGRTLWAALGTVVFILAVFGAVVLHEFGHAFAARHYGIRTRDITLLPIGGLARLERIPEIPRQELWVALAGPAVNVVIVVVGVLALVVLGLGVPALSVEALAGSAVGRFLAVNLFLALFNLIPAFPMDGGRALRAVLAERMDYLRATEIAASLGQGLALLFGFLGLFTNPFLLFIALFVWMGASAETSVVSVRLAVAGLPVARAMITDFRVVDAGDPLRHAADLVVAGTQQDFPVVEHGRLVGVLTRDALVRAIRDRGLDAPVGEVMVREFETVDVRDLLEQALTRLNASACPVLPVLDAGRVVGLLTSDNVGEFVMIRGAITSRR; from the coding sequence ATGCGTTGGTCCTGGCGAATCGCCACCGTCTCGGGCATCCCGGTCTACGTGCACGGCACGTTCCTGGCGCTCATCGCGTTCTTCCTGGTGAGCGATCTCACCTCGGGACGGACGCTCTGGGCGGCGCTCGGCACCGTGGTCTTCATCCTCGCGGTGTTCGGTGCGGTGGTGCTGCACGAGTTCGGCCACGCGTTCGCGGCGCGGCACTACGGGATCCGGACTCGCGACATCACGCTCCTGCCCATCGGCGGCCTGGCCCGGCTCGAGCGCATTCCCGAGATTCCCCGCCAGGAGCTCTGGGTGGCTCTCGCCGGACCGGCGGTCAACGTCGTGATCGTCGTGGTCGGCGTCCTCGCGCTCGTGGTGCTCGGCCTCGGCGTACCGGCCCTGTCGGTGGAGGCGCTTGCGGGCAGCGCCGTGGGGCGCTTTCTCGCCGTCAACCTGTTCCTCGCCCTGTTCAATCTGATTCCCGCCTTCCCGATGGACGGAGGCCGGGCGCTGCGCGCGGTGCTCGCCGAACGCATGGACTACCTGCGGGCCACCGAGATCGCCGCCTCGCTCGGCCAGGGCCTCGCGCTGCTGTTCGGCTTCCTCGGCCTCTTCACCAACCCCTTCCTGCTGTTCATCGCGCTGTTCGTGTGGATGGGGGCGTCGGCCGAGACATCGGTGGTGTCGGTGCGCCTCGCGGTGGCCGGCCTGCCCGTGGCCCGGGCGATGATCACCGACTTCCGCGTGGTCGACGCCGGCGACCCGCTTCGCCACGCCGCCGACCTCGTCGTCGCGGGCACGCAGCAGGACTTCCCGGTGGTCGAGCACGGGCGGCTCGTCGGCGTGTTGACGCGCGACGCGCTCGTCCGCGCGATCAGGGATCGCGGGCTCGACGCGCCGGTCGGCGAGGTGATGGTGCGGGAGTTCGAGACGGTCGACGTGCGCGACCTGCTCGAGCAGGCGTTGACTCGGTTGAACGCGTCGGCCTGCCCCGTGCTGCCGGTGCTCGACGCCGGGCGAGTGGTCGGCCTGCTGACCTCGGACAACGTCGGCGAGTTCGTGATGATCCGCGGCGCCATCACGTCGCGCCGGTAA
- a CDS encoding DUF4405 domain-containing protein — translation MSRPGAFHWRSFTSFIITLAFVVITVSGLVLYVAPAGRVANWSGWRLSALDKAQWQAVHTIFAWLFVGFGILHLIFNWRVLLAHLWSKAKAGLHRRAEVVAAGVVTMLALVFTLAGWPPFSTIVALGESAKNSWAESRNEPPVPHAELLSLRGLADVTRQPLDDIVGRLTAAGLRDVTPQTTMADLAAREHRTPRELFALVAQAGFSNSGGGPIVEGGGHGRKTVAEIAAQYEVPLGDALSRLDAAGYDAKADATLRALAQQQPRTPVELVQLITGR, via the coding sequence ATGTCACGGCCAGGCGCGTTCCACTGGCGATCCTTCACCAGCTTCATCATCACGCTCGCCTTCGTCGTCATCACGGTCTCGGGCCTCGTGCTCTACGTGGCGCCGGCCGGGCGGGTCGCGAACTGGTCCGGCTGGCGACTCAGCGCGCTCGACAAGGCGCAATGGCAGGCGGTCCACACGATCTTCGCTTGGCTGTTCGTGGGGTTTGGCATCCTCCACCTGATCTTCAACTGGCGCGTGCTGCTCGCGCACCTGTGGTCGAAAGCGAAGGCGGGGCTGCATCGCCGCGCAGAGGTCGTGGCCGCCGGTGTCGTGACGATGCTCGCGCTGGTCTTCACCCTGGCGGGCTGGCCGCCATTCAGCACCATCGTCGCGCTCGGCGAGTCGGCGAAGAACAGCTGGGCCGAGAGCCGGAACGAGCCCCCGGTGCCACACGCCGAGCTGCTCAGCCTGCGGGGCCTCGCCGACGTCACCCGTCAGCCGCTCGACGACATCGTGGGACGGCTGACGGCCGCCGGTTTGCGCGACGTGACGCCACAGACGACGATGGCCGACCTCGCGGCACGCGAGCACAGAACGCCACGGGAGCTGTTCGCGCTCGTGGCCCAGGCGGGTTTCTCCAACTCCGGCGGCGGTCCGATCGTCGAGGGCGGAGGGCATGGCCGAAAGACGGTGGCCGAGATCGCCGCGCAGTATGAGGTGCCCCTGGGCGACGCGCTGAGCCGCCTCGATGCCGCGGGGTACGACGCGAAGGCCGATGCCACGCTGCGGGCCCTCGCGCAGCAGCAGCCGCGGACGCCCGTCGAACTCGTGCAGCTCATCACGGGGCGCTGA
- the lpxB gene encoding lipid-A-disaccharide synthase: MISCGEASGDLYAAALSRELTASAPGAEVFGFGGPRLAAAGADLVGDYRGISVTGLVEVVKLLPKTYAMYRRLIEAARARRPDVFVAIDFPDFNFRLARAMGALGVPVVYYIGPQLWAWRPGRLRTLERLVDRVLVIFPFEREIYERAGVPVEFVGHPLVDLVSDVVPRDRFLASVGLDPAAPVVALLPGSRPNELRQILPVLVEGAALVAATRPATQFVVARAPNLDAALFAPIEAARPRHGLRVVTVDGQTDSVLAAADAVVTASGTATIQTALHERPMVIVYRLSPLTYRLGIRFVRVDTYGMVNLVAGRRVVPELIQHGFTPGAMAAEVGRYLDDPGHAEATRAALRAVKTQLGGSGASRRAADAVLRVARGAPSAEPATGVRRDP; the protein is encoded by the coding sequence ATGATCTCCTGCGGGGAGGCGTCGGGCGATCTCTACGCCGCGGCGCTGTCGAGGGAGCTCACCGCGAGCGCGCCGGGCGCCGAGGTGTTCGGGTTCGGCGGCCCCCGCCTGGCCGCCGCCGGGGCCGACCTCGTCGGCGACTATCGGGGCATCTCGGTGACCGGCCTCGTCGAGGTCGTGAAGCTCCTGCCGAAGACCTACGCGATGTACCGGCGCCTGATCGAGGCGGCCCGGGCACGCCGGCCCGACGTCTTCGTGGCGATCGATTTTCCCGACTTCAACTTCCGCCTCGCGCGCGCGATGGGGGCGCTCGGCGTTCCCGTCGTCTACTACATCGGCCCCCAGCTCTGGGCGTGGCGGCCTGGGCGGCTGCGGACGCTGGAGCGGCTGGTCGACCGGGTGCTCGTCATCTTTCCGTTCGAGCGTGAGATTTACGAGCGGGCCGGCGTTCCCGTGGAGTTCGTGGGCCATCCGCTCGTCGACCTCGTCTCCGACGTCGTGCCCCGCGACCGCTTTCTGGCTTCCGTGGGGCTCGACCCCGCCGCGCCGGTCGTCGCCCTGCTCCCCGGCAGCCGGCCGAACGAACTGCGACAGATCCTGCCGGTGCTCGTCGAAGGCGCCGCCCTCGTCGCCGCGACGCGCCCGGCCACGCAGTTCGTGGTGGCCCGCGCGCCGAACCTCGACGCGGCCCTCTTCGCGCCGATCGAGGCGGCGCGCCCGCGCCATGGCCTGCGGGTCGTCACGGTCGACGGGCAGACCGACTCGGTGCTCGCCGCGGCCGACGCCGTCGTCACCGCTTCGGGGACGGCGACGATCCAGACCGCGCTGCACGAGCGTCCCATGGTCATCGTGTACCGGCTGTCGCCGCTGACGTATCGCCTCGGCATCCGGTTCGTCCGCGTCGACACCTACGGGATGGTGAACCTCGTCGCGGGGCGCCGGGTGGTTCCCGAGCTGATTCAGCACGGCTTCACGCCCGGCGCGATGGCGGCCGAGGTCGGGCGCTATCTCGACGATCCCGGGCATGCGGAGGCCACGAGGGCGGCGCTGCGCGCCGTGAAGACCCAGCTCGGAGGGAGCGGCGCGAGCCGTCGCGCGGCCGACGCGGTGCTGCGCGTGGCCCGGGGAGCCCCGTCGGCCGAACCGGCCACCGGAGTCCGGCGCGACCCGTGA
- a CDS encoding sigma-54 dependent transcriptional regulator translates to MRDRRILVVDDEAAQRGVLAGFLVKRGYDVIAAASAAEAMRQAAAHAIDLVLTDLRMPDQSGLDLLGQLRRLNPDVPVVVMTAFGTVETAVQAMKQGAADYLTKPIDLDELDVLVARSLERRALESENRELRHQLETRYRLQGLETANARMAEAINTAARAAASRATILVRGESGTGKELLARAIHLASPRAKAPFISVNIAALPETLLESELFGHERGAFTGADRERRGRFELADGGSLMLDEVGDLPRGPQVKLLRVLQEQAFERLGGTRTLHVDVRVIAATNRNLENLVQSGDFREDLYYRLNVVAIDLPPLRERREDIPLLVETFVKRFAAESQGRVTGISHEALDRLVKYAFPGNVRELENIVHRAAVLARGRLITTSDLPLQLVDLPTEMDHDAGSFVDRVARFERRLIAEALSGAGGVQTQAARLLGMSERHLRYKLKKYDLGSGPGSSH, encoded by the coding sequence ATGCGTGATCGGCGGATTCTGGTGGTCGACGACGAAGCGGCGCAGCGCGGCGTGCTCGCCGGCTTCCTGGTGAAGCGCGGCTACGACGTCATCGCCGCCGCGTCTGCGGCCGAAGCCATGCGGCAGGCGGCGGCCCACGCGATCGACCTGGTCCTGACCGACCTCCGCATGCCCGACCAGAGCGGCCTCGACCTGCTCGGCCAGCTGCGACGCCTGAACCCGGACGTGCCGGTCGTCGTCATGACGGCCTTCGGGACCGTCGAGACGGCCGTCCAGGCGATGAAGCAGGGCGCGGCCGACTACCTGACCAAGCCCATCGACCTCGATGAACTCGACGTCCTCGTGGCGCGCTCGCTCGAGCGTCGGGCGCTCGAATCCGAGAACCGGGAACTGCGACACCAGCTCGAAACGCGGTACCGCCTCCAGGGGCTGGAGACCGCGAACGCGCGGATGGCCGAGGCGATCAACACTGCCGCCCGGGCCGCCGCGAGCCGGGCCACCATCCTGGTCCGGGGCGAGAGCGGCACGGGCAAAGAACTGCTCGCTCGCGCCATTCACCTGGCCAGCCCTCGGGCCAAGGCCCCGTTCATCAGTGTGAACATCGCCGCCCTGCCGGAGACGCTGCTCGAATCGGAGCTGTTCGGCCACGAACGCGGAGCCTTCACCGGCGCCGACCGCGAGCGCCGTGGCCGCTTCGAGCTCGCCGACGGTGGCAGCCTGATGCTCGACGAGGTCGGCGATCTGCCGAGGGGACCTCAAGTGAAGCTTCTGCGCGTGCTGCAGGAGCAGGCGTTCGAGCGGCTCGGCGGCACGCGCACGCTGCACGTCGACGTGCGGGTCATCGCCGCCACGAATCGCAACCTCGAGAACCTCGTGCAGAGCGGCGACTTCCGCGAGGACCTCTACTACCGCCTCAACGTGGTGGCCATCGACCTGCCGCCGCTGCGAGAACGCCGCGAGGACATCCCGTTGCTCGTCGAGACGTTCGTCAAGCGCTTCGCCGCAGAGAGCCAGGGGCGGGTCACCGGTATCTCGCACGAGGCGCTCGACCGGCTCGTGAAGTACGCCTTCCCGGGTAACGTCCGTGAGCTCGAGAACATCGTCCACCGCGCCGCCGTGCTGGCGAGAGGGCGTCTCATCACGACGAGCGACTTGCCCCTCCAACTCGTCGACCTGCCCACCGAGATGGACCACGACGCCGGCAGCTTCGTCGACCGCGTGGCCAGGTTCGAGCGCCGGTTGATCGCGGAGGCCTTGTCGGGGGCGGGCGGTGTCCAGACTCAGGCCGCGCGCCTGTTGGGGATGAGCGAGCGGCACCTGCGCTACAAGCTGAAGAAGTACGACCTCGGATCCGGCCCCGGTTCCAGCCACTGA
- the rlmD gene encoding 23S rRNA (uracil(1939)-C(5))-methyltransferase RlmD: MTRQGRPASAHDAVPARRRQATRGTARGGPARHAIATVLDWAASGDGLVEVADERLQVSGVVPGEEVEIAWSPGSRRRVARVVRIVTPSPHRVAPDCRHAGECGGCSWQHVAYQEQLRVKRAGLQARLDESLGRESVGVAPVVSAWTAGEVPRGFRDKAHFVVARGGRAGELVVGHYRRGTQHVLPVGECPVHAPRANAVAFRLFDALARAGAVGAGEDVRRGGVRHLVVRAARHSGETLATLVVTRSNDPAVRSAVRSVLGSGPAPDGVHVNLHAEPGSHLFGRRTQRVAGRERLLEHVAGVRFLVSPTSFFQTHVGAAETLARLVLDAVPPGARVLDLYAGAGLFSLPLARRGHAVVAVEESAGAVSDGEASRAANRLDPATCRFVRGRVEDVLARIARGERARFAVVILDPPRQGCEARVLELVADEVRPDRVIYVSCHPEALSRDLARLLRASSSRYRLASVVPIDMFPHTPHVEAVAVLDVQPR, translated from the coding sequence ATGACGCGCCAGGGTCGACCCGCTTCCGCACACGACGCGGTCCCCGCTCGCCGGCGGCAGGCCACCAGGGGGACGGCGCGCGGCGGCCCTGCACGCCACGCCATCGCGACGGTCCTCGACTGGGCTGCCTCCGGAGACGGGCTCGTCGAGGTCGCCGACGAGCGTCTTCAGGTGTCTGGGGTCGTACCGGGTGAGGAAGTCGAGATCGCCTGGTCGCCGGGGTCGCGGCGGCGGGTGGCACGCGTGGTGCGCATCGTGACGCCGTCGCCGCATCGTGTGGCGCCAGACTGCCGCCACGCCGGCGAGTGCGGCGGATGCTCGTGGCAGCACGTCGCCTACCAGGAGCAGCTCCGCGTGAAGCGCGCCGGGCTCCAGGCCCGGCTCGACGAGTCGCTGGGTCGTGAGTCGGTCGGTGTGGCGCCCGTCGTGTCCGCGTGGACGGCGGGTGAGGTGCCGCGAGGCTTTCGCGACAAGGCCCACTTCGTCGTGGCGCGCGGCGGGCGGGCGGGCGAGCTCGTGGTGGGGCACTACCGGCGCGGCACGCAGCACGTGCTGCCGGTCGGCGAGTGTCCCGTGCACGCGCCCCGGGCCAACGCGGTGGCGTTCCGGCTCTTCGACGCCCTGGCTCGCGCGGGTGCCGTCGGCGCCGGTGAAGACGTGAGGCGCGGCGGCGTCCGCCATCTCGTCGTGCGCGCCGCACGTCACTCAGGCGAGACGCTCGCGACGCTGGTCGTGACACGGTCGAACGACCCGGCCGTACGGTCGGCGGTGCGTTCGGTACTGGGGTCGGGACCCGCGCCCGATGGCGTGCACGTCAACCTCCACGCCGAGCCCGGCTCGCACCTGTTCGGGCGCCGCACGCAACGCGTGGCCGGTCGCGAGCGCCTGCTCGAGCACGTGGCGGGCGTGCGGTTCCTGGTGTCGCCGACCTCGTTCTTCCAGACGCACGTCGGCGCGGCCGAGACGCTCGCCCGTCTCGTGCTGGACGCGGTGCCGCCCGGCGCGCGCGTGCTCGACCTGTACGCCGGTGCGGGCCTGTTCTCGCTGCCGCTCGCCAGGCGGGGGCACGCGGTGGTGGCCGTCGAGGAATCGGCTGGCGCCGTGAGCGATGGCGAGGCGAGCCGGGCCGCGAATCGTCTCGACCCCGCCACCTGCCGCTTCGTCCGTGGACGCGTCGAGGACGTCCTCGCCCGGATCGCGAGAGGCGAACGCGCGCGGTTCGCCGTGGTGATCCTCGACCCACCGAGACAGGGGTGCGAAGCCCGCGTCCTCGAGCTCGTCGCGGACGAGGTGAGGCCCGATCGCGTGATCTACGTCTCGTGCCACCCCGAGGCGCTGTCGCGCGATCTCGCCCGGCTGCTGCGCGCGAGCTCGTCACGCTACCGCCTGGCGAGCGTGGTGCCGATCGACATGTTCCCGCACACCCCGCACGTCGAAGCCGTCGCCGTGCTCGACGTACAGCCGCGGTGA
- the pnuC gene encoding nicotinamide riboside transporter PnuC: MTEYVAALFGIVSVYLGTRQSVWVWPTGLVNVGLYILVFFEAKLYADMGLQAVYVGLCVYGWYHWLHGGDRGTALPVTRTSGRTLVVLAAVAVAASAALGATLASQTDASLPWLDSATTVVSLVAQWMMTRKLLEHWLVWIGVDTAYVGMFLYKALYVTAGLYLVFLGLAVLGYRRWRRDFTREVVT, translated from the coding sequence CTGACCGAATACGTCGCCGCCCTCTTCGGGATCGTCAGCGTCTATCTGGGCACCCGCCAGAGCGTGTGGGTCTGGCCGACGGGGCTCGTCAACGTCGGCCTCTACATTCTCGTCTTCTTCGAGGCGAAGCTCTACGCCGACATGGGCCTGCAGGCCGTCTACGTCGGCTTGTGCGTGTACGGCTGGTACCACTGGCTGCACGGAGGCGATCGGGGCACGGCGCTGCCCGTGACGCGCACGTCGGGCCGGACACTGGTCGTGCTGGCCGCCGTGGCCGTGGCCGCCAGCGCGGCGCTCGGCGCAACCCTCGCCTCGCAGACGGATGCGTCGCTTCCGTGGCTCGACTCGGCGACAACGGTGGTGAGCCTCGTCGCCCAGTGGATGATGACACGCAAGCTGCTCGAACACTGGCTCGTGTGGATTGGCGTCGACACGGCCTACGTCGGCATGTTCCTCTACAAGGCGCTCTACGTGACCGCCGGGCTGTACCTGGTGTTCCTCGGGCTCGCGGTGCTGGGGTATCGTCGCTGGCGCCGGGACTTCACCCGGGAGGTCGTCACGTGA